The Nematostella vectensis chromosome 6, jaNemVect1.1, whole genome shotgun sequence region TTTGCCAACTCAGATATAGAACGATCCAAGACACTAATGAAACCCGGAGAGAGCTTGTTGACCGCTTTGCTCTTAACGGAATGCGACCGAGAATCACCTTTTCAAACATGACTCGAAATTCGTCGTTCGAGTTCAACGAGTTTGTGGTGGATGAAAATGGTGCATACTGGAAAGTCAACATTTCAAAGTCGGAGATATCACAGGACAACTTCTCCCTGGATAGCTCTGAGGCTTGGCAATATTATGCAGAGCTAGGAAAAGGTTTAAATCTCTTTGAGAGCAGTGGGACCTTAGTGGTTAAAGAACTGGAGCCGCTACTAAATTTGCAGTTTGGCGATGAAGTGCACGGTCCGATAAGTGTCATTTCGCCGCCGTACGGAGCAGTAATAAGGCATTCTGCTTGTTCACCTGGTGTTTCTGCTATTGTACCTTTGCTTGACACCAGTATAAAACAATTCTCAGGTAAATCAATAATAATGAACTGTTGAGATTTGTGTGCGGAGGGGGTGGTACGCGAAGCAAAAAACCATTGTATGTTTTGCCCTGGTTCTGTTAAAAGGAACGAGCCAATTTCAGATTTGCTCAATTTCCTGCTTGCCTTTGTGAGCTGGAAATCCAGCCCCCATCAAGTTGAGCTGATGAAGCCTTGGATGAAGCCTAGAAGGGACAGAAAatgaaccactggggacgcaataaaccctctggcagtgaccacccccagtgacagtgcttactaaccgagggccatatgttagaaaactgtatattcggttaaatatgctacccttgataaacaaacaaacaacaaacaaagattacaaagaATCTTTTCATTACTTACCTTTACTGTATTATCCTGTAGTTCTGTAGGTTTCTTGCTTGCAGGGGTTTCTTGATCGCGGTTTCACActtctttaattttttccGGCACTTGAGAgacctgtacaggacctaaAATGGTCCCAAAACTTGAAATGATCCAAGGACCCAAATTGGTCCCCCAAAGTCCCAAAACTGATCCTAGGGCACGAAACATCCCTAGGAGTCCCCAAAATAGACCCTGTGGAATCACCacaatggacaaagggaaagtgGTAGGTAATACTTTATAAAATCAGTaccaaaacaataaaatggtCCCAAAACttgaaatgatcccaggacccaaATTGGTTCCCCATAGTCCCAAAACTGATCCTAGGGCACGAAACATCCCTGGGAGTCCCCAAAATAGACCCTGTGGAATCACCacaatggacaaagggaaagtgGTAGGTAAAACTTTATAAAATCAGTACCAAAACAATGGCCCAATACTCAGGCAACGTTCACTACTCAAACACAGGCTTTGATGACAAGTATCAGTCAATGGCGTCACAGGTACAGACCTCTGCTTGCAAGGAATTCTGTAGGGTGTACAGCACTACTGTATTGTTTTATCTTGCAGGTTGCTTTCTTGGAGTAACATACAGCTATTTCACTCCATCCTCAATGAAGTGGTACAATCTGCTCCACCTCTCTGCAAGTGAACCTGACTTGTTCTCCATTTGCAAGAAACCCCTATTTTCTGAATGTGCAACATTGTCAATACTGGATTTTGCTGTCTTAAAGAACCAAATGATTGTTATCACATCTCAGGGCATGCTCGTCTCACAGATATTTACAGAAGCTTTAGAAATGGCTAGAGGACAAAAGGTATAGAAAGAGTCAACAATTTCAATGTAACATGATATATCTTCCACTATTCGTTTGTCTGTCTTACATCACTTTTATAttccaaacaaaacaatttcaGAAGCTGATGTTTACTACCATTGAAAGTCACGAACCATGAATGATATTGAAGAAAGAGCTTGGGTACTACCTTTGACAGGAATCTATAATTTCTTCTCTACCCAGGTGACTTTTTCCAGAGTTTCTCAAGTTTACCCTCCTCTAGACAAAGACATGGAGCTTGGAATTCTCCAGAAAGACCAGGTTAATTTTCACTACACTGCACACTGCCACGACCTTTTCATCTCAAAACATGAGGAGGTATTATGCCTTGTGTACAACTCACTCCAATCTCCATCAAACGGATCAGTGCTACTATGCAGCTCAAGTCCTTTCACAACCTGGACGGATATGACTCCCAGGTCCTACAGGGATAAGCACCTTAAAGTGCTTGGTGTTGGTCACGATATTCAAAGGGATCGGGTGACACTGCTGGTTAGAGACATCACCAAGGTAATGCAGCAATGAATTCAGCAATAagggtttttataaaaaaaaaaaagtatggcTATGTAAGGGTTTTAATGTGTTTTAAACATATTTAGTGAGATGTAGCTCAATGTTGAAGGTGGGTGGCTTGTGAAAGGTTGGTTCACCTGAGCCTACCCAATTTTGATATCATACTTTATTACTCTTCAattaagttatttatttttcttgttctgtTTTAGCTAGGTATGTATGCTCATAAATAGTTTCCTAACAGTTTCTTCATAGTGTTTACACCTCAGTCTTTATTGATCAGCTCATTTCAACTCTCTAAGGCATAGTTTTTACACCTATATTTTCATGTACTGTTCTGAATGTTATGTGTGCAAATGAACAAAGGCAATTGTTCCATCTTTATTtccatgcatttgcatttggagCGGTACTTAGTAAGTCAACACCTTTGGTGGCTGGTATATCGGTGGGTAATGTTGAAGGATAAGAAATGGTATGAAAAATCAACAGTTGACTGAGAAGCAAAGCTTTGACAAATGAGCGTGCATAAAAATTCAGAACTGggatataaataaaaataactgcaTCTAAACTAGGACTTACATATAGGTACTCCTATACAGATGCTCCTGTAATAGTCATGCTACTTATGGCCatatttttacttttcctTGCATAACACACTCAAATCAAGTAAACAATTATAATGCACATGTTTTAGGGTGATATGCGTGTGGAGATCTTTGACAGCGATACACAGAAAGTAAGTGGTCCACCTTTTCATGTTGATCCCGAGGACAATGCTACTAGGATATACGTCCACCCATTTGACAGTGTGCTCTTTGTTTATGGATCACAGGTATGTAGAGGTTTTTGTACACAGTAGGTATAATATAGAATTTAAAGCCACAGAAAGCAGGTAGACAGTTAAATACTTCCTCCTATAGGTGTGGAAGTCCTTGGATGGTGGTAACTCCTTCCATCAAGTTAGTGATCTAGATTCAGACGACTGGGTGACATCGTTCTCCTGTGACTTCTACGGGGAGACGTACTCATTCACCACTAGACTTGGCACTATTTACACAGGCAAAACAGGAATACACAGAGTAAGGCCAATTAAGAGTGGAGATAGTGGCCCGAGGCTAAAAGGTATTGTGGGATCAATTGTAGTGGAGCAAGCCCGGAGTGTCTTAACGCTACACTTCCATGCGGACAATGGGGAGCTAATTTTACAACATAATAACTTCGAGATCACTGATAGCACCAATTTGCCAATTACTTCCTTTTCCTCGATGATGCTCCGAATTTTGAGTGAGACAACAATGGAGTTTTTCCCGCTATGTTACAGTGCTTTGAGCAAGTGTGGCAACCTTTTTGATCCTACCCATGTGGGACAAGTGATTCACTCAAGCTACGGAGGCTCGGCAATTATTGCCCGTCTCAAGAAAAGCGTTCACGGCAGCAGGTTTGAGGGTAGCGTTATTGCAGAGGTCATCGAACCGTTCCAAGAACTCCAAGATGATGTCACTAACCACCCACTTAGCGTGTCTTTTCACGGTGAGAATGCGACATTAAAATTAGCCGACGCTGAATGGCGCGCGGAAGATAAGGGAAGAACGATAATCCTTCCAAACGGACTGAGCTTTATTGTGCTAGATGAAATCAATAGTACCACCGTCATCGCAGTGTCGCATTTCCATTGGACAAGGGGAAAAGGTCTTCAAGAGACTTACACTGGATGGACCTTATATGACTTCAGCTCTTCGAAACTCGCTAACACATCTTGGTGGCTAGAAGAAGATGTGTGTAGAAGTGTTCTGATCAGTAGTAGGGAGGGAGACGCACAGTTCATCCATCTCGACTCAAGAGACAACCTTTCACTCGTAGTCTCAGTTATAAGTAAGGTCCTGTCTGGAGAATGGCCGTCTGTACGTGCATTACCCAAACTCTTAATTGGAAACTCCAAGCTTTTTGTCGTTGATTCGAGTTACTCTCTCGGACACCTCAATAACAGCCTAAATCTTTTCATCAAGCAGAGGCCACAAGCTACAGGTAGCTCATCACTTACTGTTTTTATCGAAGAATCTTCGCTCCTTTGTCGCAGCTCATCATTCACCATCGCTGTTCACAGTGGCTGTCCTCCTTCCAAGATGCTGCACTTCATATACCCATTTACTGCTAGCGAAGATGCGCTCTTGGCATCCACAGTAAAAGACACGTTGGGCGTGGTACGCAACAAGAAGTTGCCTTATAACTACCGCCCTCCGTCCGCCAGAGGTGTTGGGATACCAATGACTGCCAATGTCTACCATGCCGACCCTGCAAGACCACAGTATAGAGACGCGTTTGTAGTGACTCGCAGCACGTACCGATACAAGCAGTGTAAGGGCAAGGCCAAGCGCTCTCATTGCGGATGTACTCGTGCAACTAAGGTCTCGTCACTTGTACAGCACTCTGACTGTATAGAGGTAGTCTATAGGTTGCTCTTCGATGAGAAACTAACGCCGCGATTCCTTGTTCTCCGTGAGGGCAGAGAAGCCGAGACGTTGACTTCCCCATACTACTTGGAAGAACTCAATAATCGTAGCGACTTCGAAATTGTCAACTCAAGTAATAAGACCGTTTTACAGCAAGCTGTTGTTATGGAACAAGCAAAGAATAGTTCTATTTACTTCTACGGCTCAGGGCTTTTCCACTTCAGAGCGTTTGCCGTACAGGAAAACTACACGTTCTGCGATCTTGAAGCAGAGTTTCTGGTTTTCGTCGATGAGACCCCGCTTCCATACCCTGCGAAGGATATCATTCGCGCTTGTACTGCTATGGGATTCTTTACGTTATTATACGTGCTATATTTGTGGAACTTCCACTTTAGACATAACATCATAAACGAGTTAGAAGAAACACACAAATGAACTCTGAAGACATTTTCTGTGTATTTGTGTTGTAAATAGACTCGATAGCAAACTGTTAAAGATCTCCACGTTTTCGTTTTTATATGCTTTTTATCTCAGACggttttgatgtttttatgCATATAGAACCTTTTTCTTAAGTTTCCTTAAATTATCAAACTAGGTTCAATATCTGTGATATTTCCAATCATGGTTCCAATTTCACAAAAAGCAATCAGActgatgattatttattttttgtttatcacACGCGTATGATCTATCACAATATTTTACCTATTTAAGGTTTGTTTACTCTGATGATCGTGAATGATCGTATGGAAAGAAACTCCATACATTTCGCAGCATTGGTTTAGATGGTAAAATGGTAAGACAGTGCCGTAAcaggcgcccgtttctcgaaactcccgagaattctcggacCGGAAacatttttgctaaaaaattcgcatgttttccttttggaGAACtgctttcatgttttagaaaagttttaaattttctTTGGTTCGTATTCCAAATGATAACGCTCAATAGGGATATTTTTGAAGTTTCGCTGAAGCCAAAAAGTTACCCGAGaagtctcgggtgactgcgaggtccagcgaacttttttatttaagccatgtgaatttcgGGTCCGAGAAGTTCAGGAAAGATCAAAATCGATgaaggcctcgaaatattgggggttgGAGCACAATagagaaacattaagaaaaatatctTGGGGAACAGCTGCggccctactggtcatttccttatcagttttgtaaatattgggggagggggcacatgcccctgTAAGGTGTTCTACTCACCGCAAGAATATCTTCCTAGCGGGTATTTTAATCTGCTTTACTTGGTAATCGTGATGCCCACGCAGAACATGGCATAATAGTTTTGAGCCAGCCATAAAAGAATAAGTTCTTTTTCGGCGTTCTTCGCTCTTTGAATTTGTTTTCGGGTAAAGCGACAATATTAAGGAAGGCTTTGACTTTTTGTAGCTACTGCGCATGTACGAGTAGCTACTATGTTATCAcgcagaaaaaaaagtaagattTGCCGCGGGGTTTGCTGGGAAAATTTGACCTCGGATACATTTCGGGATATGCTCGTTACGATGCGGGTATTTTATCTTTGTGAAAGAGAAAAGTAACTGGAATTCGACATGCTCGACGTGCCCTTTAGAACGGCTCAATACAAGCAGTAATAAGATTATTTTTAGTATCCCACTTTGCTAGCGTTGGCTTCGTGGCTAAGTGgttaaacacgaacgcgcgctataaaagggatcgCTCCGCCGCCTTTTTTGCATACTAATCAGtatccaacatggcggctgGTCGCGTTATCAAAGGGGAGAAAGACAGCTCGAATAAAGCATAATTAAAACAACTTTTTATTTGTCAATAAAGCTCTAACTTAATAATTAATGTTGTTTCTGTTGCATGTATAGTGTTTTTTGTCTTCGACATGCTGTAATATTACGGCATTTTCCGTCTTTTTTGTTGTGAATGGAGGCTGCTTTTGAAATTCGCGCCATTTTCCCAGTGTCAATCAGTCCTTTTTGCTCCAGGCTCACTCTTTTCCTTCCTCTGAGCCTCCACTCAGTTTGTTATTGTGGATAGCAGATTCAACTAAAAGAACAGTCGCAAAACAACCCCCAAATATAGAGACCAAACCCAGAAGTTCGGTCTTTGAGTCGATCTATAAGCAGTGCAACGGCCATTTGCAATGGTGGCGACATCCTTTTGAGATCGAAGCACCCTGTTCAACATAGAGCTGTCTACAGGAGACGAAGGTCGACTTAAGAAAATTAAGGATCAACAGAAAGATTGCAAATCCCGTCTTGGTTCATCAAAGGAAACCTCAACGACACAGAAGTCCGATTTGCTTGAAGCACAACTCACGAACCTCGAGTAATCAACAACTGATATGTATACTTATTCACGCTGAGGTTCCTCCCTCCTTACAAGCAACTCAACCCTTCAGTCCTTTTAAATAGCTATTGATTAAATCCCAAGAAGCCAGTCCGATGAATTTATCTATTCACTAAGTTtattctattaaaaaaaaaaacgaaaggGAAGTGTTCGTTTTGTAGTCTTTGTTTTGACCCGCAAAGCATTGCATTTTGTAGACAGGGCCACTCTGCCAGCGTGCAGATGCAATGTGTTTGCGGTGACTCCATGAAGTGGATAAACTCACCAACTATGTCATCTAGAAGTGTGGTGAAAAACTATGTTAAAATTAGGTAAGATGTTTATGTATCTTTCCtcataattttgaaatgtcaTGTAAGCTTATATAAATAAAGACTACAATAGAATTATTATATTGTCTATACTGTTCAGAATGATGCTTCATGGACTTGAATCGACTGATCACAGAGACAGTATGCTAGTGTTTGTGATGCAGCCCTGATATGATATGAAGATATTTGGCATAGACATAAAGGATTGATACACAGCTTCAAATTAAAATGCCCCTCTTTGAATCATTGCCCACACCTCACCTCAACAATGTTCTAGTGTCCTATGTAGGATTTAGGGTGAAGCATTCAGCTCATATCCACTTGAACAAGCACTACATTTGTTTTACTACACTTGTTATGTTTTATACAGTAGCTTGCATATACATGTCTTTAGCATGGTGTGTGTATATTATCTTTCTTATTagacatatatttttttttttgctttttgcatgatatgtCAGGGCTCACCCCCTTGACAATTCATGGCTATGTGCTCCAGAAATCTAAATCTGACATAGACAGCAAGCCATGTTAGGACCTACTATCAAATAAAAGCCCCTCTCCATATACTCAGGTTCCTAATATGTGTATCTTATCTTTATAAAATACTTTTCATCATAATGCATTACAACACATCTCGATTTATGTACATATTGAATATACTAAATTGGTGTGTTATTTCTGTAGTTCATGACACATCTTACCTATACAAATATTTTGTGTAActatttaataacaaaggcaaTTTTCCTAACCAtgcagtttatttttccatcatagtgaaaacatttacaaaagatgaaacaataaacaatctATACAAGGGTTTTCTGATTCCTATATTTTGAGAAAAGGGAACAGGGAACCATACCCCTAACTTTCCTGCTTGGAATTGGGAGTTCCATCTAATATTAGGAAAATGcagataataaaatcaagatgATTTGATGCATCCTTGAAAATACAAACTAACATCCCCATTGCTTTCATAATCTGGATTAGCCTCCACTTCACATCTTACTTCCTCCTTGAGACTTTGAGACTGCCTCCACTACAATACCAATTGACCAGGACATATTTTGTCTTGTGATGCACTGTCATCAGTGTTGGTTCATATATGATAACAATGTTAGGATGACTATATGTATGCTGCCTAATTAACCCAAACAACAAGTAGTTTTTATTAATGGTTTTCattcttttatttcattggattACAGTTTATTTGGGGGAAATCTTCAGGTACAGTGGTCACATACTTACTCACATTCTTTTCTATTGTGTTTCTATTGTTAACTGCATAGATTAGTCTGTGCATGTAAAGCACACTTGATCATGCCTACTCCAGGTatttacaataaacaaatattaacaTGTGTACTGGTAGTGGAGAGCTGGTAGTAGGAGAAGTGGTTTGAGGAGATGCAAGCTCGGAACTCGGGCTTCAAACTTTGTGCACTTGGAAGATCTGTGATTGAAATGTAAATGGGTCAAAAGTAAAgtgaaaaaaaggaagaaaaacatttattatATTCGCTTTATTTACAACACATGATCTAAGTACAACAATCAATGTTTTTACAGGGATTAGCTTATTCTATTTTTAGAAGATTTTATGCATTGCCTAACAAAACTCGAATGCCATTTTTTTCACTGAGAAGCGGAATGGTTATTAtgaataccatacgagaaaatCGATGCAACTTGGGTAAAGATTGAGTAAAGCACTTCATAAGCAGATAAGTCTTTGACAAATGTACAACTCCCGTgccaaaaagcaaaaaaacttTTCCTTGGACTTAGAAGCTAAATACGAGCGACACAAATGAAGTTGTGCGCTCGTTTGTTTACATTCACGTCGTCCGTTATTTAAAACCCGTAAGAGATTGAAATAAGAAAGAGAGGAGGACCTACCCGTTTCTCTTTTTTCGACAATTTTGTGGATTTATTGACGAAAGAAAGCCACAAACATGACTAAGTCCGAACGGGGAAACTTTAGCACTCGCGTAAAAGGGGGAGaaaattatttctatttaCGATTGAGATATGTATTTTCTGCTGAAAAACATTGTAATTTTTATGCTACAGATACCGTTGCATTTTAATACGTTTCTGATAACAAAAAGACCAAATTTTTACTTACTTGCAGTGTAGCCCGACTCATTTTCTGGTTTGTCGGGAGCCCCGTAAGACACGTCCGCACGCTTTGAGGTCTAGACTCAActgatttgattgacagattttTCGGAGGAAACCAGGGTTcctcccttttatagcgcgcgtGCGTGTTTAAGGTCGTTGCATTTGATTCCGTAGGTTGCGTAAAGTCATGTGTTCGAATCCTCCCCcactgaattttttttctttcttttttcttttttgtatagATGATGTATAGATGAACGAGTCTTATACCGTTCATCTATACATTTTATAGTATGAttataataagaaataacctaGAAATGTATGATAACATTACAGTTGCAAATACATGCCTGCAGTAGCTACATGTATATCTACGGGCCTATTTTTTCGCCATATTGTCAAGTAAACATTACGCCTACGCGCCTGATCTAAGATTATcgtgtaaacaattttatcATGTAAACAAAGTCAACAATGTCTCAGTAATtccaattatatttttttgctatttttccATCCAAAAAATATCGATCCCCAAGCATATCGGTCATATTGAGCTTTTCGTGAGGCACGTGTTGCATCTTGTACAATACATAGAGACCATTAAGTTTTGGTAAAAAATGATcgctttaaaataatttttgtgGAAACATTTGTTTGAAATGTACTGAAATCTGACCATCCCTcacaaaaatggcaaaatatcAATCAAATAAGGCAACATTAGTCCAAAGCAGTAATTGTTAACTGTGGTCACATTTTATTTATCCAAAATTAGTTTTTACCAGTTTACTTTAAATGGCAAGATAGGGTACAATCGGACTTGAATAGTACTTTCCTTGATGGCACACTTAGATACTATCTTCTCTTGATGGAACCAAGCCTGATTTTTAGTGGTAAAATACGCTATGCGAGTCTATTATTTGTACCACTTGCATAAGTGCTGGATAAAAATTA contains the following coding sequences:
- the LOC5521536 gene encoding cation channel sperm-associated auxiliary subunit beta, which produces MSSLSLLALSLITNLSLGMVKGSFLPYDFAKSGQIETVVFTAANRETESFGQLYLAGSRMEVFCQLRYRTIQDTNETRRELVDRFALNGMRPRITFSNMTRNSSFEFNEFVVDENGAYWKVNISKSEISQDNFSLDSSEAWQYYAELGKGLNLFESSGTLVVKELEPLLNLQFGDEVHGPISVISPPYGAVIRHSACSPGVSAIVPLLDTSIKQFSGCFLGVTYSYFTPSSMKWYNLLHLSASEPDLFSICKKPLFSECATLSILDFAVLKNQMIVITSQGMLVSQIFTEALEMARGQKVTFSRVSQVYPPLDKDMELGILQKDQVNFHYTAHCHDLFISKHEEVLCLVYNSLQSPSNGSVLLCSSSPFTTWTDMTPRSYRDKHLKVLGVGHDIQRDRVTLLVRDITKGDMRVEIFDSDTQKVSGPPFHVDPEDNATRIYVHPFDSVLFVYGSQVWKSLDGGNSFHQVSDLDSDDWVTSFSCDFYGETYSFTTRLGTIYTGKTGIHRVRPIKSGDSGPRLKGIVGSIVVEQARSVLTLHFHADNGELILQHNNFEITDSTNLPITSFSSMMLRILSETTMEFFPLCYSALSKCGNLFDPTHVGQVIHSSYGGSAIIARLKKSVHGSRFEGSVIAEVIEPFQELQDDVTNHPLSVSFHGENATLKLADAEWRAEDKGRTIILPNGLSFIVLDEINSTTVIAVSHFHWTRGKGLQETYTGWTLYDFSSSKLANTSWWLEEDVCRSVLISSREGDAQFIHLDSRDNLSLVVSVISKVLSGEWPSVRALPKLLIGNSKLFVVDSSYSLGHLNNSLNLFIKQRPQATGSSSLTVFIEESSLLCRSSSFTIAVHSGCPPSKMLHFIYPFTASEDALLASTVKDTLGVVRNKKLPYNYRPPSARGVGIPMTANVYHADPARPQYRDAFVVTRSTYRYKQCKGKAKRSHCGCTRATKVSSLVQHSDCIEVVYRLLFDEKLTPRFLVLREGREAETLTSPYYLEELNNRSDFEIVNSSNKTVLQQAVVMEQAKNSSIYFYGSGLFHFRAFAVQENYTFCDLEAEFLVFVDETPLPYPAKDIIRACTAMGFFTLLYVLYLWNFHFRHNIINELEETHK